A stretch of the Osmerus eperlanus chromosome 10, fOsmEpe2.1, whole genome shotgun sequence genome encodes the following:
- the LOC134027985 gene encoding calcium and integrin-binding family member 2-like codes for MGNKQTIFTDEQFEAYQDCTFFTRKEILRLHARYRELAPHLVPMDYTNEPDIKLPMALIISMPELQENPFRNRIVETFSEDGEGNLSFNDFVDMFSVLCETAPRELKTIYAFKIYDFNVDNFICKEDMEKTLTKLTKGELTPEEVNLVCDKAIEEADLDGDSKLSFADFENMISKAPDFLSTFHIRI; via the exons ATGGGTAATAAGCAAACAATATTTACTGATGAACAGTTCGAGGCATATCAG GATTGCACTTTCTTCACACGCAAAGAGATCCTACG ATTACATGCCAGGTACCGTGAGCTGGCTCCCCACTTAGTTCCAATGGATTACACCAACGAGCCAGATATCAAACTCCCTATGGCACTGATCATCAGCATGCCAGAACTGCAG GAAAATCCTTTTAGAAATCGCATTGTGGAGACCTTCTCAGAAGATGGCGAAGGCAACCTCAGTTTCAACGACTTTGTTGACATGTTCTCTGTACTGTGTGAAACAGCACCGCGAGAACTGAAGACAATATATGCTTTCAAGATCTACG ATTTCAATGTGGATAACTTCATATGTaaggaggacatggagaagacatTGACGAAGTTGACGAAAGGGGAGCTGACTCCGGAGGAGGTCAACCTGGTGTGTGACAAGGCTATCGAGGAGGCAGATCTGGATGGAGATAGCAAGCTCTCCTTTGCTGACTTTGAGAACATGATCTCCAAAGCCCCAGATTTCTTAAG CACCTTCCATATACGAATCTAA
- the LOC134027984 gene encoding isocitrate dehydrogenase [NAD] subunit alpha, mitochondrial isoform X2: MAGNAWRSMVYQVIGALKRPLIGSKPFSRGIQTVTLIPGDGIGPEISSAVMKIFEAAKAPIGWEERNVTAIKGPGGKWMIPLDAKESMDKSKIGLKGPLKTPIAAGHPSMNLLLRKTFDLYANVRPCVSIEGYKTPYTDVDLVTIRENTEGEYSGIEHVIVEGVVQSIKLITEDASRRIAEYAFEYARNNQRSSVTAVHKANIMRMSDGLFLRKCREVAENFKDIKFTEMYLDTVCLNMVQDPTQFDVLVMPNLYGDILSDLCAGLIGGLGVTPSGNIGANGVAIFESVHGTAPDIAGLDMANPTALLLSAVMMLRHMGLHGYGKKIEAACFDTIRDKKVLTKDLGGNSKCSEFTAEICRRVQDMD; the protein is encoded by the exons ATGGCTGGGAACGCGTGGAGGTCAATG GTGTACCAAGTCATTGGGGCTCTAAAGAGACCTTTAATAGGTTCGAAACCTTTTTCGAGGGGG ATCCAAACGGTTACACTCATTCCTGGAGATGGGATTGGTCCAGAAATCTCATCAGCCGTCATGAAGATCTTTGAGGCGGCTAAA GCTCCTATTGGGTGGGAGGAAAGGAATGTAACCGCCATCAAAGGACCTGGAGGCAAGTGGATGATTCCCCTTGATGCAAAGGAATCTATGGACAAGAGCAAGATCGGTTTAAAAG GGCCCTTGAAGACCCCCATTGCTGCAGGTCACCCCTCCATGAACCTGCTTCTGAGAAAGACCTTTGACCTGTACGCCAACGTGCGTCCCTGTGTTTCTATTGAGGGATACAAGACCCCCTACACCGATGTCGACCTGGTCACCATCCGTGAGAACACTGAGGGAGAGTACAGTGGGATTGAGCATGTG ATTGTGGAAGGAGTGGTGCAGAGTATCAAACTGATCACTGAAGATGCTAGCCGGCGTATAGCTGAGTATGCCTTTGAATACGCCAGGAACAATCAAAGAAGCAGCGTCACTGCAGTACACAAAGCCAACATCAT GCGCATGTCCGATGGACTTTTCCTGCGAAAATGTCGGGAGGTGGCAGAGAATTTTAAGGACATAAAATTCACCGAGATGTACCTCGACACAGTGTGTCTTAAT aTGGTACAAGATCCTACTCAGTTTGATGTGCTTGTGATGCCCAACCTGTATGGTGACATTTTGAG TGATCTGTGTGCTGGACTTATTGGAGGTCTGGGAGTTACTCCTAGCGGCAACATTGGAGCCAATGGGGTCGCCATTTTTGAATCG GTTCACGGGACAGCTCCCGACATAGCAGGACTGGACATGGCCAATCCCACTGCTCTGCTACTGAGCGCTGTGATGATGCTTCGCCACATGGGTCTCCATGGATACGGCAAGAAGATTGAGGCAGCTTGTTTCGACACCATTCGTGACAAGAAG GTACTGACTAAAGACCTGGGTGGAAACTCCAAGTGCTCCGAGTTTACAGCTGAGATCTGCCGTAGAGTGCAAGATATGGACTGA
- the LOC134027984 gene encoding isocitrate dehydrogenase [NAD] subunit alpha, mitochondrial isoform X1, with protein MAGNAWRSMVRKSVYQVIGALKRPLIGSKPFSRGIQTVTLIPGDGIGPEISSAVMKIFEAAKAPIGWEERNVTAIKGPGGKWMIPLDAKESMDKSKIGLKGPLKTPIAAGHPSMNLLLRKTFDLYANVRPCVSIEGYKTPYTDVDLVTIRENTEGEYSGIEHVIVEGVVQSIKLITEDASRRIAEYAFEYARNNQRSSVTAVHKANIMRMSDGLFLRKCREVAENFKDIKFTEMYLDTVCLNMVQDPTQFDVLVMPNLYGDILSDLCAGLIGGLGVTPSGNIGANGVAIFESVHGTAPDIAGLDMANPTALLLSAVMMLRHMGLHGYGKKIEAACFDTIRDKKVLTKDLGGNSKCSEFTAEICRRVQDMD; from the exons ATGGCTGGGAACGCGTGGAGGTCAATGGTAAGAAAATCT GTGTACCAAGTCATTGGGGCTCTAAAGAGACCTTTAATAGGTTCGAAACCTTTTTCGAGGGGG ATCCAAACGGTTACACTCATTCCTGGAGATGGGATTGGTCCAGAAATCTCATCAGCCGTCATGAAGATCTTTGAGGCGGCTAAA GCTCCTATTGGGTGGGAGGAAAGGAATGTAACCGCCATCAAAGGACCTGGAGGCAAGTGGATGATTCCCCTTGATGCAAAGGAATCTATGGACAAGAGCAAGATCGGTTTAAAAG GGCCCTTGAAGACCCCCATTGCTGCAGGTCACCCCTCCATGAACCTGCTTCTGAGAAAGACCTTTGACCTGTACGCCAACGTGCGTCCCTGTGTTTCTATTGAGGGATACAAGACCCCCTACACCGATGTCGACCTGGTCACCATCCGTGAGAACACTGAGGGAGAGTACAGTGGGATTGAGCATGTG ATTGTGGAAGGAGTGGTGCAGAGTATCAAACTGATCACTGAAGATGCTAGCCGGCGTATAGCTGAGTATGCCTTTGAATACGCCAGGAACAATCAAAGAAGCAGCGTCACTGCAGTACACAAAGCCAACATCAT GCGCATGTCCGATGGACTTTTCCTGCGAAAATGTCGGGAGGTGGCAGAGAATTTTAAGGACATAAAATTCACCGAGATGTACCTCGACACAGTGTGTCTTAAT aTGGTACAAGATCCTACTCAGTTTGATGTGCTTGTGATGCCCAACCTGTATGGTGACATTTTGAG TGATCTGTGTGCTGGACTTATTGGAGGTCTGGGAGTTACTCCTAGCGGCAACATTGGAGCCAATGGGGTCGCCATTTTTGAATCG GTTCACGGGACAGCTCCCGACATAGCAGGACTGGACATGGCCAATCCCACTGCTCTGCTACTGAGCGCTGTGATGATGCTTCGCCACATGGGTCTCCATGGATACGGCAAGAAGATTGAGGCAGCTTGTTTCGACACCATTCGTGACAAGAAG GTACTGACTAAAGACCTGGGTGGAAACTCCAAGTGCTCCGAGTTTACAGCTGAGATCTGCCGTAGAGTGCAAGATATGGACTGA
- the rab8b gene encoding ras-related protein Rab-8B, whose protein sequence is MAKTYDYLFKLLLIGDSGVGKTCLLFRFSEDAFNTTFISTIGIDFKIRTIELDGKKIKLQIWDTAGQERFRTITTAYYRGAMGIMLVYDITNDKSFENIKNWIRNIEEHASSDVERMILGNKCDMNDKRQVSKERGEKLAIDYGIKFLETSAKSSINVEEAFFTLGRDIMTRLNRKINDTNSSGGGGPVKITENRSKKSSFFRCSLL, encoded by the exons ATGGCAAAAACATATGATTATCTTTTTAAACTGTTACTAATTGGAGACAGTGGAGTTGGAAAGACATGTCTCCTGTTTCGATTCAGCGAAGATGCATTCAACACTACCTTCATATCAACAATAG GTATTGACTTCAAAATCAGGACAATTGAGTTGGATGGGAAAAAAATCAAGCTTCAGATATG ggacacagctgGCCAGGAGAGGTTCAGGACCATCACAACAGCCTATTACAGAGGAGCGATG GGCATAATGCTGGTGTATGACATCACCAATGACAAGTCATTCGAGAACATCAAGAATTGGATCCGGAACATAGAGGAG CATGCTTCTTCAGATGTGGAGAGAATGATTCTGGGGAACAAATGTGACATGAATGACAAGAGGCAGGTGtccaaagagagaggagagaag TTGGCAATTGACTATGGGATCAAGTTTTTAGAAACCAGTGCAAAATCCAGCATAAATGTGGAAGAG GCCTTCTTTACCCTCGGCAGAGACATAATGACAAGACTCAACAGAAAAATT AATGACACAAATTCTTCAGGAGGGGGTGGACCCGTCAAGATCACAGAGAACCGGTCTAAGAAGAGCAGCTTCTTTAGGTGTTCGCTACTCTAG